In a genomic window of Glycine max cultivar Williams 82 chromosome 13, Glycine_max_v4.0, whole genome shotgun sequence:
- the LOC100786176 gene encoding gibberellin 2-beta-dioxygenase 8 produces MAYEPPFLETYKTLVQQHLGDSRNEFIVERCDIPLIDLGRLSLEREECMREIAEAAREWGFFQVVNHGISHELLKSLQIEQKKVFYQPFLNKSSTQGKAYRWGNPFATNLRQLSWSEAFHFYLTDISRMDQHETLRSSLEVFAITMFSLAQSLAEILVCKLNTKSNYFREHCLPKSSFIRLNRYPQCPISSKVHGLLPHSDTSFLTIVHQDQVGGLQLLKDGKWVGVKPNPHALVVNIGDLFQALSNGVYKSIKHRVVAAEKVERFSMAFFYSPSEEAIIQSQIKPPIYRKFTLREYRQQTEKDVKQTGDKVGLSRFLL; encoded by the exons ATGGCTTATGAACCACCATTCCTCGAGACCTACAAGACCCTTGTGCAACAACACTTAGGGGATTCAAGGAATGAGTTCATAGTAGAGAGATGTGATATACCTTTGATCGACCTTGGCCGGTTAAGTCTTGAGAGAGAAGAATGCATGAGGGAAATTGCAGAAGCTGCAAGAGAATGGGGTTTCTTTCAAGTTGTTAATCATGGAATTTCACATGAGCTTCTGAAGAGCCTGCAAATTGAGCAAAAGAAAGTGTTCTATCAACCCTTTCTGAACAAGTCATCAACACAAGGCAAAGCTTACAGGTGGGGGAATCCATTTGCTACCAATCTGAGACAGCTGTCATGGTCAGAAGCCTTTCATTTCTATCTGACAGACATCTCAAGGATGGACCAGCATGAAACTCTGAG aTCAAGCCTTGAAGTTTTTGCAATAACAATGTTTTCCCTTGCCCAAAGCTTGGCGGAAATACTAGTTTGCAAATTGAATACGAAATCCAACTATTTCCGAGAGCATTGCTTGCCAAAAAGTTCTTTCATTCGACTGAATAGATACCCTCAATGCCCCATATCATCAAAGGTGCATGGCTTGTTGCCTCACAGTGACACTAGTTTTCTTACCATTGTACATCAAGACCAGGTTGGGGGATTGCAATTGCTGAAAGATGGAAAATGGGTTGGTGTCAAGCCTAATCCACATGCCCTGGTGGTTAATATTGGTGACTTATTTCAg GCATTGAGTAATGGTGTTTATAAAAGCATAAAACACAGAGTGGTTGCTGCTGAGAAAGTAGAGAGGTTTTCTATGGCATTTTTCTATTCCCCCTCTGAGGAGGCAATTATACAAAGCCAAATCAAGCCACCTATCTACAGAAAATTCACTTTGAGGGAGTATAGACAACAAACAGAGAAAGATGTCAAGCAAACCGGGGATAAAGTGGGGCTCTCTAGATTTCTTCTGTAG